The Melitaea cinxia chromosome Z, ilMelCinx1.1, whole genome shotgun sequence genomic interval acattttaaaaatagtaacacGATTAGGTGTATAAAAACCAATACTAATTAATCACAACAGAAAATGaagatatttagtttttaattgtcACTACTCCGTCTGTCTGAGGTCTATGAAAGTTTAATGAACAAGCTCAGCTTCAAGATATTACTTTAATATAGAAGATGTACGTCTAGCTTATACtcattctatattatttatttttaggcgACCTTTATTccaggctggatgaggattgcggaaaaccaggatgtttggcacgaacttaaggtctatggtgatgatgatgacgtttattaaaaaaacaacaggCACTAATTATACAACTACTGTTACTGGGTGAACCatgaataaattttacaaaaacaaattctaACTGACTTCACTGTTGTGTTTGAAGTCTTAACACTAAATTTAGCatatataaaatcttataaCAAGGCTATCATGAGCAAGTGCATACATCACAATATATTTCGGTTTTTCTTtcacattatattttatgaatactaTGAACACTTTGTTAATTAATGTCCactgaaaaacaaaatttagacttttaatatattatgtataatttttaataatactttttaaaataattttttaatactttgtatataataaaaaaaaaaagaataagggttaaaaactttattgaacatgttgaaaaaaaaataaacatgtacatgtcatacgagtatataaaatattatgccaTATTTCTACCACATTTCccaataacaatatatatgcaagtaaaaacaacatttacataattatatatgtataaaaatagcaCCCATGATCAGTTTGTTATTACAATTACAAGTTGGCATGGTATTTCTTATATGGTGCGAGACCAGCAGCTACCTTACTACCTAAGTCAGGATGAACTTGAGTCAACAATTTGACAGCACGTTCTTGAATAAAACCAGCAGCATCCTTCAAATTGCCCACAAGGTTTGAAACAGCACGCTCTTTCTCAGCATCGCTGAAGACTTTCTTGTATAAAGCAGTAGCCTGTGAGAAGTTATCTTCAGTTTGGCCACTGTCGTATCTGTCAACATCACCACTCAAATTGTATCTTGGTTGAAGACGTTGAGCTCTTGGGCACTCTTGGGGTCCAGAGAATGAGTTGGGGAAGTAGTTAGGGGCACCATCTTGGTTACACATTGCCTGAGGTCCATCACGTTGGTAGTTGGCTACAGTAACACGGTATGGACAGTTAACTGGAATTTGAAGGTAATTTGCACCAAGTCGGTGACGATGAGTGTCACTATAAGCAAAAAGACGTCCCTGTAACATTTTATCAGGTGATGGCTCAATACCAGGTATCAAGTTTGATGGACTAAAGGCAATTTGTTCAACCTCTGCGAAGTAATTTTTCGGGTTTCTGTCTAAAACCAATTTTCCAACCGGAATCAGGGGATACTCCGCATGAGGCCAGACTTTCGTAAGATCAAATGGATTAAATTTACAGCTTTCAGCTTGCGCCATTGTCATAACTTGAATGTAAAATGTCCAAGATGGGAAATCACCTTTTGCAATAGCATTGTAAAGGTCTCTAATAGAATAGTCGGGATCAGAAGAAGCAAGTTGAGCAGCCTTGTCTACTGGTAAGTTTTTAATGCCTTGATTGGTCTTGTAATGGAATTTAACCCAGTGTGCCACACCTTGAGCATTTACAAGTTTGAATGTGTGGGACCCATATCCGTTCATAAACCGATAGCCATCTGGAATACCTCGGTCACCAAACATATAAAGAAGTTGATGCATGGTCTCAGGTCTTAAGGTCATGAAATCCCAGAACATATCAGCATCCTTCAAGTGGGTTGCAGGATTTCTCTTCTGTGTGTGAATGAAACTTGGGAATAGAGTAGGGTCTCTAATGAAAAAGATAGGCGTGTTGTTTCCAACAAGATCCCAAATTCCAT includes:
- the LOC123669057 gene encoding catalase-like; the protein is MASRDPASDQLVDFKKSVKDSPGYITTKYGAPVGVKTAIQTVGKNGPALLQDVLFLDEMSSFDRERIPERVVHAKGAGAFGYFEVTHDISKYSAAKVFEGIGKKTPIAVRFSTVGGESGSADTVRDPRGFAVKFYTDDGIWDLVGNNTPIFFIRDPTLFPSFIHTQKRNPATHLKDADMFWDFMTLRPETMHQLLYMFGDRGIPDGYRFMNGYGSHTFKLVNAQGVAHWVKFHYKTNQGIKNLPVDKAAQLASSDPDYSIRDLYNAIAKGDFPSWTFYIQVMTMAQAESCKFNPFDLTKVWPHAEYPLIPVGKLVLDRNPKNYFAEVEQIAFSPSNLIPGIEPSPDKMLQGRLFAYSDTHRHRLGANYLQIPVNCPYRVTVANYQRDGPQAMCNQDGAPNYFPNSFSGPQECPRAQRLQPRYNLSGDVDRYDSGQTEDNFSQATALYKKVFSDAEKERAVSNLVGNLKDAAGFIQERAVKLLTQVHPDLGSKVAAGLAPYKKYHANL